A single region of the Anguilla rostrata isolate EN2019 chromosome 11, ASM1855537v3, whole genome shotgun sequence genome encodes:
- the oprl1 gene encoding nociceptin receptor, translating into MEFPDDPIGFRDPRHIRFYNESIFQNNFSAYNETDGFLSTSVKITIVVVYMIVCVVGLVGNCLVMYVIIRYTKMKTATNIYIFNLALADSLVLATLPFQGTDVFLGFWPFGNVLCKVVISIDYYNMFTSTFTLTMMSVDRYIAVCHPVKALDMRTPHKAKVINICIWVLASAIGVPAMILGDVEVEANDEGIECIVVLPDPRSFPVFGTCVFLFSFLIPVAIISVCYSLMVKRLRSVRILSGSKEKDRNLRRITRMVLVVVAVFVVCWTPIQIMVLAQSLAVNLGSLLTVTLMHFCIALGYVNSSLNPVLYAFLDENFKRCFREFCYPSAFRLDMQQSSRMRSIARGVAYNCKTADGNSNPA; encoded by the exons ATGGAGTTTCCAGATGATCCCATTGGGTTTAGAGACCCCAGACATATCCGATTTTACAACGAGTCTATTTTCCAAAACAACTTCAGTGCATATAACGAGACAGACGGCTTCCTGTCCACGAGTGTGAAGATCACCATTGTTGTGGTGTACATGATCGTCTGCGTTGTGGGGCTTGTGGGAAACTGCCTGGTCATGTATGTCATCATCAG GTACACAAAAATGAAGACGGCTACCAACATATACATCTTCAACCTGGCTCTGGCTGATTCTCTTGTCCTTGCCACACTGCCATTCCAGGGAACAGATGTCTTTCTGGGCTTCTGGCCCTTTGGGAATGTCCTGTGCAAGGTGGTCATCTCCATTGACTACTACAACATGTTCACCAGCACCTTCACTCTCACCATGATGAGTGTGGACCGCTATATCGCTGTCTGCCACCCCGTCAAAGCTCTGGACATGCGCACGCCACACAAGGCCAAGGTCATCAACATCTGCATCTGGGTACTGGCTTCTGCCATTGGGGTGCCTGCTATGATTCTGGGGGATGTGGAGGTAGAGGCAAATG aTGAAGGCATCGAGTGCATTGTGGTCCTGCCTGACCCTCGCAGCTTCCCCGTGTTTGGCACCTGCGtgttcctcttctccttcctcaTCCCGGTGGCCATCATCAGCGTGTGCTACAGCCTGATGGTCAAGCGGCTGCGCAGCGTGCGCATCCTGTCGGGCTCCAAGGAGAAGGACCGCAACCTGCGGCGCATCACCCGcatggtgctggtggtggtggccGTGTTCGTGGTGTGCTGGACGCCCATCCAGATCATGGTCCTGGCCCAGTCCTTGGCGGTCAACCTGGGCAGCCTGCTGACGGTCACCCTCATGCACTTCTGCATCGCCCTGGGCTACGTCAACAGCAGCCTCAACCCCGTCCTGTACGCCTTCCTGGACGAGAACTTCAAGCGCTGCTTCCGGGAGTTCTGCTACCCCTCGGCCTTCCGCCTGGACATGCAGCAGTCCAGCCGCATGCGGAGCATCGCCCGGGGGGTGGCTTACAACTGCAAGACCGCGGACGGTAACAGTAACCCCGCCTGA